A window from Myxocyprinus asiaticus isolate MX2 ecotype Aquarium Trade chromosome 37, UBuf_Myxa_2, whole genome shotgun sequence encodes these proteins:
- the LOC127427664 gene encoding cystinosin-like, whose translation MKETILLFLITLFVCARTGFGDAEVSIKAPATVDLQEKSSQNITITLSTPLNASITVYFNITYKSRNVSAVIQLPNEVVVPAENTSVSFEVHAVGVGQVTAYLYSNDTRIKSFETRIRFLIVRSNVLFIINQIIGWIYFLAWSVSFYPQAIENWKRRSVVGLNFDFLALNLTGFIAYSVFNVGLFWVPYIQEEFLTKDPNGVIPVDANDVFFSLHAVVLTLVYIYQCAVYERGGQKVSKVAIGLLVIGWTFAFVSLFVAVARKISWLEYLYYFSYIKLGVTLVKYIPQAYMNYRRQSTEGWSIGNVLLDFTGGSFSLLQMFFQAYNNDKWKFIFGDPTKFGLGVCSIFFDVVFIIQHYCLYRNREQYHDLNDSR comes from the exons ATGAAGGAAACTATTTTATTGTTTCTCATAACGCTGTTTGTCTGCGCGCGCACAGGGTTTGGTG ATGCAGAAGTGTCCATCAAAGCTCCAGCAACAGTTGATCTACAGGAAAAATCTTCACAAAACATCACCATTACACTGAG TACACCGTTGAACGCATCCATAACAGTCTATTTCAACATCACATATAAATCAAGAAATGTCTCTGCAGTAATTCAACTTCCTAATGAG GTTGTCGTGCCAGCAGAAAACACATCTGTCTCTTTTGAAGTGCATGCAGTGGGGGTCGGTCAGGTGACAGCTTACCTTTACAGCAATGACACTCGCATAAAAAG cttTGAAACTCGAATCAGATTCTTGATTGTCAGAAGCAACGTCCTTTTTATCATCAACCAAATCATTGGCTGGATTTACTTCCTGGCCTGGTCTGTGTCGTTCTACCCACAAGCAATTGAGAACTGGAAACGACGCAG TGTTGTGGGCCTCAACTTTGACTTCCTCGCTCTCAACCTGACTGGATTCATTGCTTACAGTGTGTTCAATGTTGGTTTGTTCTGGGTGCCTTATATACAG GAGGAGTTTTTGACTAAAGATCCAAATGGGGTCATTCCTGTCGACGCCAATGACGTCTTCTTCAGTCTTCATGCTGTAGTTCTCACTCTCGTCTATATCTACCAGTGTGCCGTCTATGAG agagGTGGGCAAAAGGTTTCAAAAGTGGCCATTGGGTTATTAGTGATTGGCTGGACCTTTGCGTTTGTCTCCCTGTTTGTTGCTGTGGCGCGGAAGATCTCCTGGCTGGAGTATCTGTACTACTTCTCTTATATTAAACTGGGAGTCACACTTGTGAAATACATTCCTCAG GCTTATATGAACTACCGCAGGCAGAGCACAGAGGGATGGAGCATTGGAAATGTGCTGCTGGACTTCACAGGGGGCAGTTTTAGTTTGCTTCAGATGTTCTTTCAGGCCTATAACAATG ATAAATGGAAGTTTATATTTGGGGATCCAACAAAGTTTGGATTGGGTGTCTGTTCCATCTTTTTTGATGTTGTGTTCATCATACAGCATTATTGTCTGTATAGAAACAGAGAACAATACCATGACTTGAATGACAGCAGATGA